The following are encoded in a window of Oncorhynchus masou masou isolate Uvic2021 chromosome 17, UVic_Omas_1.1, whole genome shotgun sequence genomic DNA:
- the LOC135558341 gene encoding LOW QUALITY PROTEIN: alpha-amylase-like (The sequence of the model RefSeq protein was modified relative to this genomic sequence to represent the inferred CDS: inserted 1 base in 1 codon) — translation MDMMRHLVLLALLGLSQAFNNPHAKHGRQAIVHLFEWKWNDIAAECERFLAPKGYAGVQISPPTESVLLTSPWRPWWERYQPISYNLCSRSGNESELRDMITRCNNVGVNIYVDAVINHMCAAGGGEGTHSTCGTYFSAKKMDFPSIPFSVFDFNEGKCKSASGDIENYNDINQVRDCRLVSLLDLALEKDYVRGKVADYMNKLIDMGVAGFRVDASKHMWPGDLTVIYGRLHNLNTRWFNGGSRPFLFQEVIDMGGEAIQTSEYFPLGRVTEFKYGAKIGNVFRKWNGEKLSYTKNWGEGWGFMPDSNALVFIDNHDNQRGHGGGGNAILTFWDARIYKMAVAYMLAHPYGWXRVMSSFRWNRADDWQGPPSHEDGSTKDVHVNADDTCGDGWVCEHRWRQITNMATFRNVVNGQPHSNWWDNGHNQVAFGRGNRGFIVFNNDDWHLDVTLNTGMPGGAYCDVISGQRDGERCTGKTINVGDDGRAHFKISNTDEDPMVAIHADSKL, via the exons ATGGACATGATGAGGCATCTAGTTCTGTTGGCCCTGCTGGGGCTGAGCCAGGCTTTCAACAACCCCCATGCCAAGCACGGCAGGCAGGCCATCGTCCACCTGTTTGAGTGGAAGTGGAACGACATAGCGGCTGAGTGTGAGAGGTTCCTGGCTCCCAAAGGATACGCTGGAGTTCAG ATCTCTCCTCCAACTGAGAGTGTTCTGTTGACCAGCCCGTGGAGACCATGGTGGGAGCGGTACCAGCCAATCAGCTACAACCTGTGTTCCAGATCAGGAAATGAGAGCGAGCTCAGAGACATGATTACCAGATGCAACAACGTTGGG GTTAACATCTACGTTGATGCCGTCATCAACCACATGTGTGCAGCTGGAGGCGGAGAGGGAACCCACTCTACCTGTGGAACCTATTTCAGTGCCAAAAAGATGGACTTCCCTTCCATTCCCTTCAGTGTCTTTGATTTCAACGAAGGCAAGTGCAAATCTGCCAGTGGAGACATCGAGAATTACAATGATATCAACCAG GTGCGTGATTGTCGTCTGGTGAGTCTGCTGGATCTCGCCCTAGAGAAAGACTACGTCAGAGGAAAGGTGGCCGACTACATGAACAAGCTGATCGACATGGGAGTGGCCGGGTTCAGAGTGGACGCCAGTAAACACATGTGGCCCGGCGACCTTACTGTCATCTACGGACGTCTGCACAACCTCAACACCCGTTGGTTCAACGGGGGATCCAGACCCTTCCTGTTCCAGGAG GTTATCGACATGGGTGGCGAGGCCATCCAGACCTCAGAGTACTTCCCCTTAGGCAGAGTCACTGAGTTCAAATATGGAGCCAAAATCGGAAACGTCTTCCGCAAGTGGAACGGAGAAAAGCTGTCTTACACCAA GAACTGGGGTGAGGGCTGGGGCTTCATGCCCGACAGCAATGCTCTTGTGTTTATTGATAACCATGACAACCAGAGAGGTCATGGAGGAGGTGGAAACGCCATACTCACCTTCTGGGACGCTAG GATTTACAAGATGGCCGTGGCCTACATGCTTGCCCATCCCTACGGGT CCCGTGTGATGTCCTCCTTTCGTTGGAACCGCGCTGATGACTGGCAGGGCCCTCCCAGCCACGAAGATGGATCCACCAAGGATGTCCATGTAAACGCTGACGACACCTGTGGAGACGGATGGGTGTGTGAGCACAGGTGGCGCCAGATTAC GAACATGGCTACCTTCCGTAACGTGGTGAATGGACAGCCCCATTCCAACTGGTGGGATAATGGACACAACCAGGTGGCCTTTGGACGCGGTAACCGTGGTTTCATTGTCTTCAACAACGACGACTG GCACCTGGATGTGACTCTGAACACTGGCATGCCTGGCGGCGCCTACTGTGATGTCATTTCTGGCCAGAGGGACGGAGAGCGCTGCACGGGGAAGACCATCAACGTCGGGGACGATGGTCGCGCCCACTTCAAGATCAGCAACACCGACGAGGACCCCATGGTGGCGATCCACGCCGACTCCAagctgtaa